From Neobacillus sp. PS2-9, the proteins below share one genomic window:
- a CDS encoding diacylglycerol kinase family lipid kinase, with translation MKEIYFIVNPKAKNGYCLKIWEKIENQLKEKQVSYLAVFTEYQGHAKKLASQIAQKNCEEKIIIAVGGDGTIHEVMNGVVKKNHITLGFIPGGSGNDFSRGFQIPSEPVAALTVILRLMKQEALAIDIGKIKMANQQEYNFINNMGAGFDAVISYEVNQSQMKALLNKLSLGRLVYVYFLLKKLFTYKTTTIYLSIDGQKHIFEQTWFVTVSNQPYYGGGMKIAPVAVPDDGLFDITVVHQLSRLKLLLVFVSVFWGKHIHFKEVKTYKGKAISIHSTDSLFVHADGEHVGHTPLTIQLQDKAVEVLTRIRSKKEVELKERGRNDWY, from the coding sequence ATGAAAGAAATTTATTTTATTGTTAATCCAAAGGCAAAAAACGGTTACTGTCTTAAGATATGGGAGAAAATTGAAAATCAACTTAAAGAAAAACAAGTTAGTTATCTTGCTGTTTTTACAGAATATCAAGGACATGCAAAAAAACTGGCCAGCCAGATTGCCCAAAAAAACTGCGAAGAAAAAATCATCATTGCGGTAGGTGGAGATGGGACCATTCATGAAGTCATGAATGGTGTAGTAAAAAAAAATCATATTACCCTTGGCTTTATCCCAGGAGGGTCAGGAAATGACTTTTCAAGAGGGTTCCAAATCCCTTCAGAGCCGGTGGCAGCCTTAACGGTCATTCTTCGCTTGATGAAGCAGGAGGCGCTAGCTATTGATATTGGTAAAATTAAAATGGCCAATCAGCAGGAATATAATTTTATTAATAATATGGGTGCTGGATTTGATGCAGTCATATCATACGAAGTCAATCAATCACAGATGAAGGCACTGTTAAATAAGCTTTCGTTAGGCAGGCTTGTTTATGTTTATTTTCTACTCAAAAAGCTATTTACTTATAAAACCACAACAATCTATTTATCAATTGACGGTCAAAAGCATATATTTGAACAAACATGGTTTGTAACTGTTTCCAATCAACCCTATTATGGCGGTGGGATGAAAATAGCTCCTGTTGCAGTGCCAGATGACGGGCTGTTTGATATTACTGTCGTTCACCAGTTATCAAGGCTAAAATTGCTGCTTGTTTTCGTTAGTGTTTTTTGGGGAAAGCACATTCATTTTAAAGAAGTGAAAACGTATAAAGGAAAAGCCATTTCTATTCATTCTACTGATTCATTATTTGTTCATGCAGATGGGGAGCATGTGGGGCATACACCACTGACTATTCAGCTTCAAGATAAAGCGGTTGAAGTGTTAACGCGAATACGTTCTAAAAAGGAAGTTGAGCTGAAAGAGAGGGGTAGGAATGATTGGTACTGA
- the pulA gene encoding type I pullulanase, with product MIGTDRKFLAYLDELHIITILLPLSYHGGVSSTFYLVNDSGKCPLDIIAKSEIVDHHKYICRFSGDYSFEKQYWVVDEHGGKTDLQIGAVIRTESFDERFYYDGDDLGVTLCAEETRFKLWAPTAIQVKLKITPPESSFSEIIKLKRGDRGIWSVMVPRVLELYHYSFLVLINQEWREAVDPYVKAVTVNGELGVVVMPDSPPRPRPDLPPLENPVDAVIYETHIRDFSIHPHSGIKNKGLYLGAGELHTKGKDDEPTGLSYVKELGITHLEFLPFHDYAGVDELTPNKDYNWGYNPLHFNAPEGSYSTNPADPYTRIKELKELINRVHESGLRIIMDVVYNHVFIREDSPFEKIVPGYYFRHNELGLPSNGTGVGNDIASERKMVRKFIIDSIRYWMEEYHIDGFRFDLMGILDVETMREVRKTCDSMADDILILGEGWNLNTPLPTELKATIANQAKIPQIAQFNDKFRDVIKGSTFNILDKGYALGNDHYLDAALEVITGSIGFKKRNLRLFNEPTQSLNYVECHDNHTLWDKLQSCLPHVDDTTRAQFHRLATGMVLLSQGIPFLHSGQEFFRTKQGKGNSYCAPDQINQLDWERKSQFIDNVNYIKGLIEIRQAFPCFRMRTSDEIRSNIRALPSSPPTLACIYQMVHDEVILIINPSTREQGFTLPKRDWSILVDKNQAGIYSKGVLHGGDVKIQPISLNVLLKK from the coding sequence ATGATTGGTACTGACAGAAAATTTCTTGCCTATTTAGATGAGCTTCATATCATTACGATTCTTCTGCCACTTTCCTATCATGGAGGAGTGTCGTCCACTTTCTATCTTGTTAATGATTCAGGAAAGTGTCCATTGGACATTATTGCAAAGAGTGAAATAGTCGATCATCATAAATATATTTGTAGGTTTTCAGGAGATTATTCCTTTGAAAAGCAATATTGGGTAGTAGATGAGCATGGAGGGAAAACAGACCTTCAAATTGGTGCAGTGATTCGGACAGAGAGTTTTGACGAGAGATTTTACTATGATGGAGATGACCTTGGTGTGACCCTGTGTGCAGAAGAGACTCGCTTTAAGCTTTGGGCACCAACGGCTATCCAGGTCAAGTTAAAAATTACTCCTCCAGAGAGCAGTTTTTCGGAAATCATCAAACTGAAGCGGGGGGATAGAGGCATATGGTCTGTTATGGTTCCGCGGGTTTTAGAGCTCTATCACTACAGTTTTCTGGTCCTAATCAATCAAGAATGGCGCGAGGCTGTTGATCCATATGTGAAAGCCGTAACGGTAAATGGAGAATTGGGTGTAGTAGTAATGCCAGACAGCCCTCCAAGACCTAGGCCTGATTTGCCTCCCTTAGAAAACCCTGTCGATGCAGTTATTTATGAAACCCATATAAGGGACTTTAGTATCCATCCCCATAGTGGAATAAAGAATAAGGGATTATATCTAGGAGCAGGTGAATTGCATACAAAAGGAAAAGACGATGAACCGACAGGGTTATCGTATGTAAAAGAGCTAGGGATTACGCATCTTGAGTTTCTGCCTTTTCATGACTATGCAGGTGTAGATGAGTTGACGCCCAATAAGGATTATAACTGGGGATACAATCCTCTCCACTTCAATGCACCAGAAGGTAGCTATTCGACCAATCCTGCCGACCCTTACACTAGAATTAAAGAGTTAAAAGAACTAATTAATCGAGTCCATGAAAGTGGACTAAGGATCATTATGGATGTAGTGTATAATCATGTATTTATTCGGGAGGATTCCCCCTTTGAAAAAATCGTTCCAGGTTATTATTTTCGTCATAACGAATTAGGATTGCCTTCAAATGGAACAGGTGTAGGAAATGATATCGCATCCGAGCGGAAAATGGTTAGGAAATTTATCATTGACTCTATTCGTTATTGGATGGAAGAGTACCATATTGATGGATTTCGCTTCGATCTAATGGGGATTTTAGATGTGGAAACGATGAGAGAAGTGCGAAAGACGTGTGACAGTATGGCAGACGACATACTGATCCTTGGAGAGGGATGGAATCTGAACACACCACTTCCCACAGAACTAAAAGCGACAATTGCTAATCAAGCAAAAATACCCCAGATTGCTCAATTTAATGATAAATTTCGTGATGTTATTAAGGGAAGCACTTTTAATATATTGGATAAGGGATATGCACTTGGGAATGACCATTACTTGGATGCAGCATTGGAGGTCATAACGGGGAGCATTGGGTTTAAGAAGAGAAATTTGCGACTTTTTAATGAACCCACCCAATCATTAAATTATGTTGAATGTCATGATAATCATACCCTTTGGGATAAACTTCAATCCTGTCTTCCACACGTTGATGATACCACACGCGCACAATTTCATCGTCTGGCAACCGGAATGGTTTTGTTGTCACAAGGAATTCCTTTTCTCCATAGTGGGCAGGAATTTTTCCGAACCAAGCAAGGAAAAGGAAATAGTTACTGTGCTCCTGATCAGATTAACCAACTTGATTGGGAGAGAAAGAGTCAATTTATAGATAATGTAAATTACATTAAAGGTTTGATTGAGATCCGCCAAGCCTTCCCTTGTTTTCGAATGAGAACTTCTGATGAAATTCGAAGCAATATTCGTGCCCTCCCATCTTCACCTCCGACTCTAGCGTGCATCTATCAAATGGTTCACGATGAGGTAATTTTAATCATTAATCCCTCAACAAGGGAACAAGGATTTACTCTTCCAAAGAGAGATTGGTCCATTTTGGTTGATAAAAATCAGGCGGGAATTTATTCCAAAGGAGTGCTACATGGTGGCGATGTCAAGATACAACCTATATCTTTAAATGTTTTACTAAAAAAATAG
- a CDS encoding phosphotransferase family protein, whose amino-acid sequence MEHILGQEWEITPAGGATGEAFYAEYEDQRLFLKRNSSPFLAVLSAEGIVPKLVWTKRLENGDVITAQQWLPGRELTPAEMNQELVARLLKKIHCSKPMLGMLSRIENSPLHPETIFQSVVNELDDQVRSLEETQKAINFLKDEALHVYCDEKVVCHGDVNHNNWLLAEDNQLYLIDWDGARIADPAIDLGLLLYWYIPQENWQDWLIMYGKELTDHLKLRMKWYVTVQTLSSIQWHKNKNRLEEMNKWIHFLHEIL is encoded by the coding sequence TTGGAACATATACTAGGACAAGAGTGGGAAATTACCCCTGCCGGAGGCGCTACTGGTGAAGCCTTTTATGCAGAATATGAGGATCAAAGGCTTTTTTTAAAGCGTAACTCCTCTCCATTCCTTGCGGTTCTTTCAGCAGAAGGCATTGTCCCAAAGCTTGTTTGGACCAAACGGTTGGAAAATGGAGATGTAATAACAGCACAACAATGGCTTCCAGGCAGAGAATTAACACCGGCGGAAATGAATCAAGAGCTTGTTGCCAGGCTTCTCAAGAAAATTCACTGCTCAAAGCCGATGCTTGGAATGTTAAGCAGGATAGAGAACTCGCCATTACACCCGGAAACCATTTTTCAATCAGTGGTCAATGAGTTAGACGATCAAGTTCGATCCTTAGAAGAAACACAAAAAGCAATAAACTTTTTAAAAGATGAAGCATTACATGTCTATTGTGATGAAAAAGTGGTTTGTCATGGAGATGTCAACCATAACAACTGGCTGTTAGCAGAAGACAACCAGTTGTATTTGATTGATTGGGATGGAGCCAGGATTGCAGACCCTGCTATTGATCTTGGATTACTCCTATATTGGTATATCCCACAAGAAAATTGGCAGGATTGGCTAATCATGTACGGAAAAGAGCTAACAGATCATCTAAAGTTAAGAATGAAGTGGTATGTGACCGTGCAAACCTTATCTTCCATTCAGTGGCATAAAAATAAAAATCGCCTGGAAGAGATGAACAAATGGATCCATTTTTTACATGAAATTCTATAA
- a CDS encoding YtzH-like family protein, translating to MPLSHGDQVTLLKDILNNHQSDCCGSVAECEQLERLVKSLMVNTQVDQNVKNILQEVYQYSQNGAQTADLDQHILSNQNNLSQWVNDIDEFS from the coding sequence ATGCCATTAAGTCATGGTGACCAAGTAACATTACTAAAAGATATATTGAACAACCATCAGTCCGATTGCTGTGGTTCCGTAGCGGAATGTGAACAGCTAGAACGCTTAGTGAAATCTCTAATGGTCAACACACAAGTTGATCAAAATGTTAAGAACATTCTACAGGAAGTGTACCAGTATAGCCAAAATGGTGCACAAACAGCTGATTTAGATCAACATATTCTATCTAATCAGAATAACTTATCACAATGGGTTAACGATATTGATGAATTTTCATAA
- the trmB gene encoding tRNA (guanosine(46)-N7)-methyltransferase TrmB, whose translation MRLRHKPWAQDKLDQHPQFVVANPEMHKGNWHNVFEKNQPLHIEVGTGKGQFITGMAKANPDINYIGIELHVSVIVAALDRLIEADLPNLKLLNVNAADLGKYFSKNDVDRVYLNFSDPWPKSRHEKRRLTYKDFLKLYEDILVDGGEIHFKTDNQGLFEYSLTSFSAYGLLLKYVSLDFHNSGYEGNIMTEYEQKFSEMGQRIYRSEVKYQNEK comes from the coding sequence ATGAGACTTAGACATAAACCTTGGGCACAGGATAAATTAGATCAACATCCTCAATTTGTTGTAGCAAATCCCGAAATGCACAAGGGTAATTGGCATAATGTGTTTGAAAAAAACCAGCCACTTCATATTGAAGTTGGTACAGGTAAAGGGCAATTCATTACAGGAATGGCAAAAGCAAATCCTGATATAAATTATATTGGTATTGAATTACATGTCAGCGTCATTGTAGCAGCCTTGGATCGTTTAATTGAAGCAGATTTACCAAATCTAAAGCTTTTAAATGTGAATGCAGCTGATCTAGGTAAATATTTTTCGAAAAATGACGTAGACAGAGTGTATTTAAATTTTTCTGATCCATGGCCGAAATCCCGTCATGAAAAGAGAAGGTTGACCTATAAAGATTTCTTGAAGTTATATGAGGATATTTTGGTCGATGGTGGGGAAATTCACTTTAAAACAGACAACCAAGGATTATTTGAATATTCCTTAACGAGCTTTTCTGCTTATGGACTATTACTAAAATATGTAAGCCTTGATTTCCATAACAGTGGGTATGAAGGAAACATCATGACCGAATATGAACAGAAGTTTTCTGAAATGGGACAGCGAATTTACCGTAGTGAAGTTAAATATCAAAATGAAAAGTAG
- a CDS encoding MBL fold metallo-hydrolase, whose amino-acid sequence METLKIGRVSFTWLSGGVTNLDGGAMFGVVPKGLWSKKYPCNDKNQIELPTDPILIQMDGKNILVESGLGKGKLTEKQLRNFGVTQESELDSSLEELGLSTDDIDYVLMTHLHFDHAGGLTKLVDDRYVSTFPNAKIITSQVEWDEMRNPNIRSKNTYWKENWEAVETQVVSFEGEWSLGAIRMIHTGGHSNGHSIVMVEDGGDIAIHMADLMATHAHQNVLWVMAYDDYPMDSIFAKEKWLPFGLKKNAWFTFYHDAFYRAVKWDNEGKLAEVIKRK is encoded by the coding sequence ATGGAAACATTAAAGATTGGTCGTGTTTCATTCACATGGTTATCAGGCGGCGTTACAAATTTGGATGGTGGGGCCATGTTTGGAGTTGTCCCCAAAGGATTATGGTCGAAAAAGTATCCGTGTAACGATAAAAATCAAATTGAGCTCCCTACCGATCCCATTCTCATTCAAATGGATGGGAAGAATATACTGGTCGAATCAGGATTGGGAAAAGGAAAATTAACCGAAAAACAATTAAGAAACTTTGGTGTCACACAGGAATCTGAGCTTGATTCATCTTTGGAAGAGTTAGGATTGAGTACAGATGATATTGATTATGTTCTAATGACCCATCTGCATTTTGACCATGCAGGAGGATTGACGAAGCTTGTGGATGACCGTTATGTTTCAACCTTTCCTAATGCGAAAATCATCACGTCACAAGTGGAATGGGATGAAATGCGAAATCCTAATATACGTTCAAAAAATACATATTGGAAAGAAAACTGGGAAGCTGTTGAAACTCAAGTTGTATCATTTGAAGGTGAATGGTCTTTAGGAGCTATTAGGATGATTCATACCGGCGGGCATAGTAACGGTCATTCTATTGTTATGGTTGAAGATGGTGGAGACATCGCTATTCACATGGCAGATTTAATGGCGACACATGCCCATCAAAATGTATTATGGGTAATGGCATATGATGACTACCCAATGGACTCTATATTCGCAAAAGAGAAATGGCTCCCTTTTGGGTTAAAGAAAAATGCATGGTTTACCTTTTACCATGATGCCTTCTACAGAGCAGTAAAATGGGACAACGAAGGGAAATTAGCTGAAGTGATAAAAAGAAAATAG
- a CDS encoding PepSY domain-containing protein, whose amino-acid sequence MNWKSFIVGAAVGLIGGYVVKEVIDQKTNVSPEKVLEQVKRQFKQNGPISGSWIHMETEPYEKQHIHYRVYKGGISKNNEGSTEQYEFIADAQTGTLIDITPL is encoded by the coding sequence ATGAACTGGAAATCTTTCATCGTTGGAGCTGCGGTCGGTTTAATTGGCGGTTATGTGGTAAAAGAAGTAATTGATCAAAAAACGAATGTGTCACCCGAAAAGGTACTGGAACAAGTAAAAAGACAGTTTAAACAAAATGGCCCCATCAGCGGCTCTTGGATACATATGGAAACCGAACCATATGAAAAGCAGCATATACACTATCGTGTATACAAAGGCGGAATTTCAAAAAATAATGAAGGCTCTACTGAGCAATATGAATTTATTGCTGATGCGCAGACGGGTACTCTTATAGACATTACACCCTTATAA
- a CDS encoding M42 family metallopeptidase, whose amino-acid sequence MNEQTLKLFQTLTELPGAPGNEHLVRKFMKEQLALYSDEIVQDHLGSVFGLKKGHGQGPTVMVAGHMDEVGFMVTSITENGMVRFQPLGGWWSQVLLAQRVQIMTNNGPVIGVVGSIPPHLLDESKRNKPMEIKNMLVDIGADNREDAEKIGIKPGQAILPICPFTPMANKKKIMAKAWDNRYGCGLAIELLQELKDETLPNILYSGATVQEEVGLRGAQTAANMIKPDIFFALDASPANDMSGDKLEFGQLGKGALLRILDRSMVTHRGMREFVLDTAETHQIPYQYFVSQGGTDAGRVHQSHEGVPSAVVGICSRYIHTHASIIHIDDYAAAKELIVKLVKACDRTTVDTIRSNS is encoded by the coding sequence ATGAATGAACAAACATTAAAACTTTTTCAAACCTTAACGGAGCTTCCAGGTGCACCGGGAAATGAGCATTTAGTAAGAAAGTTTATGAAGGAGCAATTAGCTCTATACTCAGATGAAATTGTTCAAGATCATTTAGGTAGTGTTTTTGGCCTGAAAAAAGGACATGGACAGGGACCGACAGTAATGGTTGCGGGCCATATGGATGAAGTGGGTTTCATGGTAACTTCCATTACTGAAAACGGAATGGTTCGTTTTCAGCCGCTTGGAGGTTGGTGGAGTCAAGTGCTACTCGCCCAACGGGTTCAGATTATGACAAATAATGGTCCTGTCATTGGCGTAGTAGGTTCGATTCCGCCTCATCTTTTAGATGAGTCAAAACGAAACAAACCAATGGAAATCAAGAATATGTTGGTTGACATTGGTGCAGATAACCGGGAAGATGCTGAGAAAATCGGAATTAAACCCGGTCAGGCTATTTTGCCGATTTGTCCATTCACTCCGATGGCAAATAAGAAAAAAATCATGGCAAAGGCATGGGATAATCGGTATGGCTGTGGCTTAGCGATTGAACTTCTACAAGAATTAAAGGATGAAACATTACCAAACATCCTTTATTCGGGTGCTACAGTCCAAGAGGAAGTAGGTTTACGCGGTGCTCAGACAGCCGCAAATATGATTAAGCCTGACATCTTCTTTGCACTTGATGCAAGCCCTGCTAATGACATGAGTGGAGACAAACTAGAATTCGGCCAATTAGGCAAGGGGGCATTGCTTCGAATCCTTGATAGATCCATGGTTACGCATCGTGGGATGAGAGAGTTTGTTCTTGATACTGCGGAAACACATCAGATTCCATATCAATATTTCGTTTCACAGGGTGGAACAGATGCAGGACGTGTTCATCAATCCCATGAGGGCGTTCCAAGTGCTGTAGTGGGAATTTGTTCACGCTACATCCATACCCATGCGTCAATCATCCATATTGATGACTATGCGGCAGCGAAAGAATTAATTGTTAAACTTGTTAAAGCATGTGACCGAACTACGGTTGATACCATTCGATCAAACAGCTAA
- a CDS encoding DUF84 family protein: MKIIIGSKNPAKILAVKNSFIHEEVEFLVLDIPSNVSDQPFSDEETIQGAINRAIGALKQGNGDIGIGLEGGVQETSQGLMLCNWGALASRTGEPIIAGGARFLLPEEVAVRLRAGEELGPVMDDYAKMKNVRKHEGAVGIFTNGVINRVDMFTHLTNLLVGQYYYRKSN, translated from the coding sequence ATGAAAATTATTATCGGTTCTAAAAACCCAGCCAAAATTTTAGCAGTAAAAAATAGTTTCATTCATGAGGAAGTGGAGTTTTTAGTGTTAGATATTCCATCGAATGTGAGCGATCAGCCTTTTTCTGATGAAGAAACGATCCAAGGGGCAATCAATCGAGCTATAGGGGCTTTAAAGCAGGGGAATGGTGATATTGGTATCGGTCTAGAAGGCGGTGTACAAGAAACATCCCAGGGTCTGATGCTCTGTAACTGGGGAGCACTAGCCTCTCGAACTGGGGAGCCTATAATTGCAGGTGGAGCAAGATTTCTTCTTCCTGAAGAAGTTGCAGTAAGGCTTAGAGCAGGAGAAGAGCTTGGTCCAGTCATGGATGATTATGCAAAAATGAAGAACGTAAGGAAACACGAGGGAGCAGTAGGGATATTCACTAATGGTGTAATTAATCGGGTAGATATGTTTACACACCTTACAAATCTTTTAGTGGGTCAATATTACTATCGAAAAAGCAATTAA
- a CDS encoding thioredoxin family protein: protein MKNLESMEQFEQLRDQGKTIFMFSAGWCPDCRVIEPILPEIEAKFNEYTFVHIDRDDYIDLCQQLDVFGIPSFIAFENGKELGRFVSKDRKTQEEIEQFINGLK, encoded by the coding sequence ATGAAGAATTTAGAATCAATGGAACAATTTGAACAACTTCGGGACCAAGGGAAAACCATTTTTATGTTTTCTGCAGGCTGGTGTCCAGATTGTCGGGTAATTGAACCAATCCTTCCAGAGATAGAAGCAAAATTTAATGAATACACCTTTGTTCATATAGACCGTGACGACTACATTGATTTGTGTCAGCAATTAGATGTATTCGGCATTCCAAGCTTTATTGCTTTCGAAAACGGAAAGGAACTCGGCCGCTTCGTAAGTAAAGACCGAAAAACACAAGAAGAAATCGAACAATTCATCAATGGTTTAAAATAA
- a CDS encoding DUF1444 domain-containing protein — protein sequence MDSKKMRKELETRLANEERVISYDRDKDTLRFENKATGKGITVTIPGIIAKWHTEKEKAIDEVVYYVNEGLQAMEDTVQLTDHEKNIFPVIRSTSFPNESEEGNPFMSDDHTAETKIYYAYDMGKTYRLIDRRIMEKEGWEANRIKEIALFNARSLSTPFKEDQVAGNSFYFLNTNDGYDASRILNKGFLNEMQKRMVGTMVLAVPHQDVLIMADIRNDRGYDVMAQMAMSFFANGRVPITALSFIYENGELEPIFILGKNK from the coding sequence ATGGACAGTAAAAAAATGAGAAAAGAATTAGAAACTCGTTTAGCAAATGAGGAACGAGTCATTTCCTATGACCGAGATAAAGACACTCTCAGATTTGAAAATAAAGCAACAGGTAAGGGGATTACCGTCACAATACCTGGAATTATAGCCAAATGGCATACCGAAAAAGAAAAGGCGATTGATGAAGTCGTTTATTATGTAAATGAAGGTCTGCAAGCAATGGAGGATACCGTTCAGTTAACAGATCATGAAAAGAATATTTTTCCGGTTATTCGGTCTACGTCTTTTCCTAATGAATCAGAAGAGGGAAACCCGTTCATGAGCGATGATCATACCGCCGAAACGAAGATCTATTACGCTTATGACATGGGGAAGACGTACCGGTTAATTGACCGTCGAATCATGGAAAAGGAAGGCTGGGAAGCGAACAGAATTAAGGAAATTGCCTTATTCAACGCAAGATCCCTGTCAACTCCTTTTAAGGAAGATCAGGTCGCTGGGAATAGTTTTTATTTTCTCAACACCAATGATGGATATGATGCAAGCCGAATCCTAAATAAAGGCTTCCTCAATGAAATGCAGAAACGAATGGTTGGGACGATGGTTTTAGCCGTTCCCCACCAAGATGTATTAATCATGGCGGATATTCGTAACGACAGAGGATATGATGTTATGGCCCAGATGGCTATGAGCTTTTTTGCGAATGGGCGTGTTCCAATAACAGCTTTGTCATTCATCTATGAAAATGGGGAGTTAGAACCCATTTTCATTTTAGGGAAAAATAAATAA